CGCAAAATatgattgattgatttttcatttccttttttttctttttttttttttctttttctttttttatcgcgaATTAATTGCAACATCTTTTCGCGcttaatcatcatcatcatcatcatcatcatcatcatcatcattatcatcatcatcattattattattattattattactattaatattattaatattattattattattattatttattattattattattattattattattatcgttactattattttttctctgcttttcttttcctttttttctatgggggtgggagggggggagagtaatacaattctttttttgtcctcgAGATTGTCCATCGTCGGCCTTTCCTCTTATTTCGTGCCCATTCCCTTTCGACGtcgatgatattttttcttttccttggatattttttttttttttttttttttttttttttacttttttacttttctttttctttttattttgtccttATTCACATACCGAAGTAGTTATCGTTCTAATCCGGCCcccctaaaaaaaaaaatgcacaaaaaaaaaaccacccTCACCTCCCTGtatcttactctctttctctttctcatccctTACtctcattatcatcattatcattatcattatcattatcattctctctctctcattctctcattgtCTTTTTACTCACGAAAGGAACTTGAGACGAGTTTATTAAAGCGTACTCTCGACGCGCGTCacgcatattttttattcacatCGCTAACAAGGTGAAAcacccaaaaaaaaaaaaaaaaaaaaatgaaaaagaaaaaaaaaaggaacaaaaaagaagaagaagagagaaaaaaaaacaactcgTAATCGCTTCTTTGGTATGACGTTGCGAGGAGGGGGCACACACCGCCTGCTTGCCTGAAGCGCAttatttatcatcataatatatatatatatccctttgctttttcttttttcttatttttttttttttcttttctttcctttttttacttcgcTTAGGTCTAACGGTAATCAAGAACGTCACCTCGTGTGTTGTGCATCCGTTCGATTCACAATCTCAAAAATTCATAAGTCtgtttgttgttattatttccaagtttctgtttctctctctttctctctctctctctcactctctcaccctttccctttctctctcattcttaccctctctcactctctctctctctctctctctctctctctctctctctctctctctctctctctctctctttctctgggtATCTGGTATAAAACAAACTGTGCCtagctatttttattttttttctttttccttttttaacaaaaaaaaaaaaaaaaaaaaaaaagaaaatgtaataataataataaaaataacaccgCTTTTCTTTTCGGTAGTATTAGTAGAAATAGTAAGCAATAATTgcggtagtagtaatagtagtagtagtagtagtagtagtagtaataatagtaatggtagtagtagtagtagtaatagtagtagtaagtaaaatagcagtaataatagttatagtaatagtagcaatagtaACAGTGAATAACATAATGCGTAATGGTCACttaacttctttctctctctctttctctctctctctctctctctctctctctcgctctcgctgtatattattattataactttttatattagGTAGACATCACTTcttcatcctttcttttccttcacgtttctcttttctcccctattcttcccccccccctccttcattccttccttctatccccttttatatctttccatTTAATaccttcctttttcattctttcttccttcctttagaTTAAGTTcggtttattattaatcaatcctcaccttttttactctcttctcCCACTCCTTTCATTTCCCACTGCCtctttatcatattaaatctTTAACCGTAATTCAATGAGGTAATAAGGTTGTGTTGTGTTTTCATATTCGTATCCTATTTCATCGGCGAGGTGGTTTCGTTAACCCTGATTGATCGATTAGTCGAGTGCCACCCACATCGCTATTTTTATACGTAGAATAAAATGAgccgagtgagagagaagaagacggGTTGGtgaagagaggaggaggaggaggaagaggatgaggagaaggagagactAAGAGGcgtaagaggaggaggaggaggaggaggaggaaaggaaGGCTAGTCGTTGGCTAGAGCTGGTtggctagctagctagctggttggttggttggttggttggttggttgcttCATTGGGCTCACGCGATGCGCAGAAGAGACGGAATATAACGAATTAACAATgtctattattacaatattaaatattattattattattattattattattattattattattattattattatgatcagaTTGTTATCGCTAATTTTTCACCAAAgcattatatatctttttatctttctttttatctttctttctttcttaagcTTTTGCATTTTCTTCAATCTCTGGCCATTTAAAAACGGCAACGTCCAAAAGGAAACCAAAAGATCCACTATTAACGCTGAcgagattatatttattaatcttatcgtTGTTTCATCAATGTctagagagaaaattatgatgTACGTGAAATCATCGAAATTGATAGAATCAACGGATAttggggagagaaaaaaaaaataaaaaagaaaaaagacaaattcgATATACGAGCACGGAATTATTAGCAGCTTACAagggatttttatttttttttgtttttgtttttttttgttttttttttgtttttttttgtttttttttgttttttttttttgttttttttttttttttttcttttgaaattaaaCCCACCatctaattctctctctctctctctctctttctagtactctcctgtctgtctgtctttctcaatGGTTCACCTCGAAGAAGAATCATCGAatgatcgtttttatcattgaacaAAACAACACGCAAATAGAGAGaggattatataaatttatttatttatatatccttCGTAAAACGTTGatatatcgaagaaagaaagaaaaaaaaaaaaagaaaaaagaataatcataggtaatattttgataataaggagagggtaaaaaaaagaaaaaaaaatcagtacCGAAAACGACAGGGTTAAAAGTAACTCTTATTGGTTCCTGCTGAATGATATTTTTGGTTAATGTTTTTTTCCGTGTatacacatttttttatttaaaaaaaaaagaaaaaaaacgtttttttttgtctttttttggtttatttttggttttttttttgttttttttatttgtttttttttttagttcagttcaatttaatatcatttattttggaaagaaatattcgttATCTTCCGtaatttcttctctctgtACATCGCTATAAGAGCCCGCACtactcccccctctctctctctctctctctctctctctctctctctctctctctctctctctctctctctctctcactctctcaatctcttcATCGCTCTATCTTCCTTCATCGCTACATCTTTTATTacccgtctttctctctcactctctctctctcacactctcttcttctctctcgctctctccttATCTTAATCTCTTCCTTAGTCTTACTATCTCTTTCCTTATAtggatcatcatcatcatctagAAGGGTACGTATCTCCGCGAGAGGGGTTTTTTTTTACGCAGCCTCTCGATGAGAGACGAGTCCCTCACCACcccgacgaaaaaaaaaatggatttttATACGAAGCGTTGCTGTTGGTCGCGGCGACATCGAACAAATtgtttcttgttgttgttgttgttgttgttttttctttgtttttgtttgtttttttttttgttcttttttttttcatcgaggTTACTGATTCTGAGATGACGGTTGTTGTTGtggctgttgttgttgctgttgctgctgtggCGGCGAtggttgctgttgttgctgttgctgttgctgctgttgttgttgactTGACGGCGAGGTAGAGGACGTCGTTTGTTGCTGCTGGGATGACGACGATTGTGATTGCGGTTGAGATGCAACAACAGTTCCTTGTTGAGACGTTGCACTACCGTCTCTTCGGGAACGAGAACCACCTTCTTGGCTGCTACCACGACCAGCGCGTGAGCCTACACCTCCCGCTCCACCGGGTGCACCAGATTGCAACACCATTGAACGAATTCTCCTTTGGGCAgactgtaaataataattgaaatcaaaatgaatattaaataaggAGTCCGATTGCATTGAACGGGATATACAATTGTTATATCgcttaaacgaaaataaaaacaaacaatgTTTCGATTTGATCTTTTggaaaattgaatatttttttctttcacaaaaaaaaaaaagaaaaagaaaaaaaaaaaaaatgatttgacGATTCGATTTAACAGCACATAGATCTTAGCAAAGGATCTAATTCAATGTTATCAATAGTTTTCGTCAGGtcacaataatataatttaatattttttttttcttcttcctctttttgccttttcttaattatgatttttcaCGAATGGAAAAAATGATACATCGTTGAATCTCCAACGTAAGAATCTAAATGCGATccgatttaatataatatctcgTTATATGCAAGGGAGATCATCtctcatatcgtttatatatattgaagaaTGCAATATtgtatcttaaaaaaaaaatatatatatatatcaactaatatataaaaattattttccctattattgaaaaattcctAACTTCGGAATATATTTgacaaagggagaaagagaaagagagagagagagagagagagagagagagagagagagagagagagagagagagagagagagagagagagagagagagagagagcgtgaaTTCTTTAGCTCGTGACGAAAAGTCCCAAATGTTCTTCGAAACTACGCAATAAATTTACCTGAACGGAGAAGAAGGGCCCAATGATATGGACGGTGGTTTCCTCGTCGGCTGAGGGAGGCGTGGCTTGTTGTTCCGATAGCTTGATGACGCTTCCAGTTGCACGTTGAAGCTCCCTAACGTTTTGACCGCCTTTACCGATGATTCGGCCTACCTGAGCGCTTGGTACTAAAATTTCTATCGTCAGTCTAACATCCTCTGTACCAGCAACGAAGCCCTCCTCCCGCATCTTTTCAAAGATCAAGTACTGGGcctaatgaaataaatattatgattgtttttttctcgtccttttttctttttttttttttttaaatcaagaacgtgaaaaacgaattaaaaaaaataatgagatgTTAAAGGGTTAAACGGGACCGAATGAcacagttttttttattattttaattaaaaaggcGTTAATCGGTACGGGAcccttttttataattttttgatcTACCTACTAAATCAAGTCCTATGCTTACGTAAAACGGCATAGGCCCAAATGAGTAggatgtataataataaataataatatataacgggacacaaacacacatataaccatatatatatatatattacacacacgcgcacaacaataattattaaacgtcGTAAAAAACGCAAAcgtgcctttttttttttacagttcttcggaataaagagaaactcgcgagttctttttttttctttctcttaaaaaagactatatataaaatccaagaaaaacgagagagagaaaaatgtagGGGGATTTGAACTCACGATCTTCGTATTACGAGACCGGCGCCGTTTGCGATGAGCCAATGAAGGCTCGTtcatagatttaaaaaaaaaaacgacaaataaaagaaaagaaaagaaaataaaagagtgaGTAAAACATTGAAGGTACAAATTTAaaactattaattatttaattattacaaacaattgtaattgtttaattattattattatttttttttttctttttttaaattcttatttttttttaccttccaTTGTGATTCCGGTGATCCGACAATGGTGACTTTCCTTTCAGTTTGTTGCTCCGCCGGTTTATCTTGTTCGAGCGGTGCAATTTTAACGCTGGCACCGGAAAACCTTATGATATTTCTTATATGAGAACCCTTAGTACCAATAATAGCACCGACACTACTATTAGGAATGTAGAGGAAGGTAGTTTCCTGTGTATCACCAGCGGGTACGCCCTGGGTCGGCAAGCTCCCTTGGTAGGGATATGGGGCGGGACCAGAGCCATAAAGGGCTGTTCCACGCGAGCTATATCCCATGCCAGCGGTGGACATCATAGCCATGGGATGCAAACCGGGGAACATCATGCTTTGAGGCTGCGCGAACAAAATTCGTtacgtaaatatacatatataccaccacatatacatacatataatcagAGACATTGTTATGTTAACAAtcgtaattgattttttatcatttgtataaatatatcgcgtgaatatattttttattatttttatagtatattaattaattttttcatcttcttttttttctcctccttatctctcttttctaatttttctttttttttttttcttccctctttcctcttctttatcCACAaacatatcaaatatttacttaCCGCCATGGCTTGTAAGTCATTCTCATAACTCTGACGTAATTTGCTCGATATCATTGATTCGGCTTTGCTCATATTTTCAATAGTACCCTTAACCGTGATAATGCGCTCGAGATTAAAACTGTTGATGTCGTTTATACTGCTAACTGTTATTTTAGTGTCGGTATCTTGCATGATCCTTTTGATCGTGTTACCACCTTTACCAATGATACGTCCGATAAGATTATTGTGTGCCAAAATCTTTAGAATAATCTCTctgtaaaaagaataaacaaataataacaacaacaataatagcaacaacaacaacaacaacaataataataataataataataataataatgcatttaTAAGAGTTATTAATACGTCAAATCGTGATTTACGTTTTatagatgtaaaaaaaaaaaaattttttaattttaatttttattttaatttttgttaactCACCCCTTGTTCGTATTCATTGCCTCCTGTTGCATAACCTCTAAGATCTTCTTGCATGCGTTTGTACAATTTTCTGGATTACCATAAATCGTTATTGCCTTCTCGACAGAGCCTACATTGTCTTTACGGTGTACGTCGACCCTAGCACGCGTCATCTGAGTGATATGACGTATCGTTGAACCCTGTCGGCCGATTATTGCGCCGACCATGTCCGATTGTACTAAAATACGAAGAGGGAAGTCAGTTTGTCGGCCGGATCCCGGAAGACCGGAAAATGCAACGCCGCCGCGTTGGCTGCGGCCTCTTCGTCGGCTTTCAGCCGAAGACATTTCCACCTTTAACGAGTTACCCTCGTATTCATAGCCATTAAATTGATTCACAGCCCTGTAAAGtacaaaacgaaaacaaatattacgatattttattgTCCATCTCCACCCCCATCATCTCCAAAATCCTTCCATTAGAtgagaggaaaggaagaaaacaaaaacaaaaacaagacaaaacaaaaataattttctcgtaTTTGTACGTACAAAGGTAAAGGTAGGGGTGGGCTGGGGTGGGGGGGACAGGCATTATTTTATCAGAATAATTGCGGGGGGTTTGGTTGGATAAAATTTTGAAGACTGGTTGTTGCTTCGACGCGTctaaaggataaaataaagagagagagagagagagagagagagagagagagaaaaattggaaaatgaCGTAGGTATTTTACTTGTCATAGTTTTCGAGTTatcaaacaattttttcttcttttctttttttttttttttttttttttttttttcttatcgcaaATCTATTCCTTCGACGGAACGGACAAATGAAGTGAACTaattacgaagaaaattttctaattaagaACGTTATCGAAACATTGTTGTTCGTTGCGTTGtaacgtagaaaaaaagaaaaaaaagaaagaaagaaagaagaatagaaaatttaatggaaaatttatttttatattttttcgatgcGTACAAGCACCCATTCATATTAAAACATTCCTCTCCTCTACCTCCCCAACCACCCATCGccgttatcaattttttttaattatataaatttataaaatataaataaaacgtaaaataaataaaaacaaaaaaataaaataaccccctaaatttatataaaacggtatgtaattttatttaaagtttagtgttgcttttttttttcttttttttttttttttttttttttttttttttttttttttttttttttttttaaatttgtcttcgctttctttcttataatataattaattcatctACATATCAAGATTGtaaaatgatcgatcgtaaaaaaagaaaaaaatacaaatggacgattaaattttctgtttttttttttttttttatgtttctttaacATACAATTTACAAAACTTCGATTAAGCTTTTgaattaaggaaaaaataaataaaatcacgaATCGCAAAGGGGATGTGGGGGGGAAAGGGTGAAGAAGAGGGTTTATAACGTCATAGCAGttctaaagaaatttaatgtaacgcaaaatacaaatataaaatttctaatgatATACTCACTGCTGTGCCTGTTCTAGCGTCTCATAGCTGACGAGGTAGGACAATGTATTGGGATCGCGTGAGGATACCTTTTCTACGTTTTGGACCTGTCCGAAATTCAATAGAAGCAGTTCCAATTCGTCCAATTTAACGTTCGCTGGGATGTTGCTTACAATGACTTTAGCACCGGCACCGCtactgtaataaaaaagaaagaaaaacaaaaaaaaattaatcaaataatccACCATCTTGAATGTCATTCggatataaacatacatatatatatatatatatatatatatatatttatgataataaaaatagaacaaaGACGTTATCAGTTATTTTTCCAAATAATATTGCAACACGATGACGATAGTGATATATCTTGGATACGAGAAAATATATCTCGTaaagtataaaattatcgatagtataaaattattacgcaTGCGCGCGTCGTACCGCAAAAATGGGAGCCGCGATTTTCAAACATTaaaagtacgtatatatatatatcaatgatattttcgataaatccaTTTGTATAAATACAAATCAAATAAAACCAAAAGGAGTCTTCCCTTCccaccctctccctccctcactctctatcaatctctttctctttcttttatctcgttAAGTTAATGTAttgcatgtatgtacatatattcgaaagaaagatcgtTTAAAATTCACAAAAGAGGGCGAACGATTGCTAAGAGAAGTGGTCTCTAGTCAAAACGAAACGttaagagggaaaaaaaaaagaaagaaagaaagaaagaaagaaagaaagagagtgagggagagagagagagagaaagaaagagggaaaagaagatgaagaaaaaaaaaaaagaaagagtaagagggaGCAAAAGGCGCGTCATTACGGCGCCTAGAAAGAGTaacagaagagagaagagagaaagaaagaaagaaaaagagagagggagagaaagagagagaaaactctACGCAtctgtctttatctctctctctctctctctctctctctctcactctctctctgtgcACAGCGATATCACGCATGTTGAGGGAATCACGTGCAcgatgagagagaaacgaaagaagacaTCGTAGCGGTGGTCTCTCTTTGTGCGATATGAATGAACCAAACTGCAGAAGTAAGAAggaaacagaaacagaaagagaaagagagagagagagagagagagagaaaaagagagcgtGTGTGGGTGTATATTCCtctgtatgagagagagagagagagagagagagagagagagagagagagagagaaagagaaagtatgtgtgcgtgtttttctgtgtatgagagagagagagagagagaacgtcaagcggaaagaacaaaaaggagGGTGAAACGGCCGAGAGACTCTCACTTTCGTAGCTATCGATTTTTCAACGCGCCGACCCACTCAGCGCGCCGCGAGGAGGGCTTTTGGCTAACCTTGAAGGAAACGCGCCGACGTTGTTGCCTCGGATCAATCCTGACTCTCCTCACTCCCTCTTTTATACTCtcgtcatctctctctctctctctctctctctctctctctcactcactcattctccctccctctctgtctttctctttctatcatgctctcgctttctctttttctttcttactcccTCAccactctcactctccctctctctatctagactttctctttctccgtgatgctctctctctctctctctctctctttttttgcactgttatttttttctcttttctccccctattcttttctttttttttttcttcttattcttcttctttaaaacatatatctttcttttcttccaatgtatttttcaaagtatttttatttttaatgatctctaaccatcttctctctctctctctctctctctctctctcactctcaatcTCTccattttacatataattataatattaataatttcatcgatCGCGACGCgtaatcgtttatttaaataatatattcctcATGATAATGATATATCGTATTAATGGCTATATCGCAATTTATCctttaaaacattaatatatcttgaataacattaatatatgcTGATTTCTTtgtcttatcgttaatatatctCTTTAGTATATCTTGATTTAGAacggatttattattatttatagatttattcatataaataaataatatctcctactgtatttatttatttatttattgattttttttttctttttttttttcttttttttttttttttttttttttagagctATCACTTACGTAagaatatcgtttttattattttccttcttctcgaAGGTTGGAACTCTCACGCGAAACTAATGTGAATAGAGAAAATGCGAAGCGTAAaacaagagagatagaaagagtgaaggtgagagagagggagagagagagagaggaagtgttggagggagggaaagaagtTAGATAGTCCCACCACTCGATGATAGAAGAACCATTGAGAAGAGTATACCCAAAATCCGCAGAGTTCGCTAAACGTCGCCTCGAGGTGCATTCGTCCGAGGTAGACAGAtagaatagatagatatagagaaagagaaagagta
This DNA window, taken from Vespa crabro chromosome 24, iyVesCrab1.2, whole genome shotgun sequence, encodes the following:
- the LOC124432268 gene encoding insulin-like growth factor 2 mRNA-binding protein 2 isoform X1, with the protein product MSKLYVGNLSSECNENALRQLFQDHNLSCTTILVKRGGYAFVDCADQSTADRAIDKLNGYTFLGSSLVVEPSVASGAKKRGSVIAALPESSLDQIGNGWRFGENSDILQKEMERLDIEEKNGDGQSSGAGAKVIVSNIPANVKLDELELLLLNFGQVQNVEKVSSRDPNTLSYLVSYETLEQAQQAVNQFNGYEYEGNSLKVEMSSAESRRRGRSQRGGVAFSGLPGSGRQTDFPLRILVQSDMVGAIIGRQGSTIRHITQMTRARVDVHRKDNVGSVEKAITIYGNPENCTNACKKILEVMQQEAMNTNKGEIILKILAHNNLIGRIIGKGGNTIKRIMQDTDTKITVSSINDINSFNLERIITVKGTIENMSKAESMISSKLRQSYENDLQAMAPQSMMFPGLHPMAMMSTAGMGYSSRGTALYGSGPAPYPYQGSLPTQGVPAGDTQETTFLYIPNSSVGAIIGTKGSHIRNIIRFSGASVKIAPLEQDKPAEQQTERKVTIVGSPESQWKAQYLIFEKMREEGFVAGTEDVRLTIEILVPSAQVGRIIGKGGQNVRELQRATGSVIKLSEQQATPPSADEETTVHIIGPFFSVQSAQRRIRSMVLQSGAPGGAGGVGSRAGRGSSQEGGSRSRRDGSATSQQGTVVASQPQSQSSSSQQQQTTSSTSPSSQQQQQQQQQQQQQPSPPQQQQQQQQPQQQPSSQNQ
- the LOC124432268 gene encoding insulin-like growth factor 2 mRNA-binding protein 1 isoform X2; its protein translation is MSKLYVGNLSSECNENALRQLFQDHNLSCTTILVKRGGYAFVDCADQSTADRAIDKLNGYTFLGSSLVVEPSVASGAKKRGSVIAALPESSLDQIGNGWRFGENSDILQKEMERLDIEEKNGDGQSGAGAKVIVSNIPANVKLDELELLLLNFGQVQNVEKVSSRDPNTLSYLVSYETLEQAQQAVNQFNGYEYEGNSLKVEMSSAESRRRGRSQRGGVAFSGLPGSGRQTDFPLRILVQSDMVGAIIGRQGSTIRHITQMTRARVDVHRKDNVGSVEKAITIYGNPENCTNACKKILEVMQQEAMNTNKGEIILKILAHNNLIGRIIGKGGNTIKRIMQDTDTKITVSSINDINSFNLERIITVKGTIENMSKAESMISSKLRQSYENDLQAMAPQSMMFPGLHPMAMMSTAGMGYSSRGTALYGSGPAPYPYQGSLPTQGVPAGDTQETTFLYIPNSSVGAIIGTKGSHIRNIIRFSGASVKIAPLEQDKPAEQQTERKVTIVGSPESQWKAQYLIFEKMREEGFVAGTEDVRLTIEILVPSAQVGRIIGKGGQNVRELQRATGSVIKLSEQQATPPSADEETTVHIIGPFFSVQSAQRRIRSMVLQSGAPGGAGGVGSRAGRGSSQEGGSRSRRDGSATSQQGTVVASQPQSQSSSSQQQQTTSSTSPSSQQQQQQQQQQQQQPSPPQQQQQQQQPQQQPSSQNQ
- the LOC124432268 gene encoding insulin-like growth factor 2 mRNA-binding protein 2 isoform X4; translation: MSKLYVGNLSSECNENALRQLFQDHNLSCTTILVKRGGYAFVDCADQSTADRAIDKLNGYTFLGSSLVVEPSVASGAKKRGSVIAALPESSLDQIGNGWRGAGAKVIVSNIPANVKLDELELLLLNFGQVQNVEKVSSRDPNTLSYLVSYETLEQAQQAVNQFNGYEYEGNSLKVEMSSAESRRRGRSQRGGVAFSGLPGSGRQTDFPLRILVQSDMVGAIIGRQGSTIRHITQMTRARVDVHRKDNVGSVEKAITIYGNPENCTNACKKILEVMQQEAMNTNKGEIILKILAHNNLIGRIIGKGGNTIKRIMQDTDTKITVSSINDINSFNLERIITVKGTIENMSKAESMISSKLRQSYENDLQAMAPQSMMFPGLHPMAMMSTAGMGYSSRGTALYGSGPAPYPYQGSLPTQGVPAGDTQETTFLYIPNSSVGAIIGTKGSHIRNIIRFSGASVKIAPLEQDKPAEQQTERKVTIVGSPESQWKAQYLIFEKMREEGFVAGTEDVRLTIEILVPSAQVGRIIGKGGQNVRELQRATGSVIKLSEQQATPPSADEETTVHIIGPFFSVQSAQRRIRSMVLQSGAPGGAGGVGSRAGRGSSQEGGSRSRRDGSATSQQGTVVASQPQSQSSSSQQQQTTSSTSPSSQQQQQQQQQQQQQPSPPQQQQQQQQPQQQPSSQNQ
- the LOC124432268 gene encoding insulin-like growth factor 2 mRNA-binding protein 2 isoform X3, with product MSKLYVGNLSSECNENALRQLFQDHNLSCTTILVKRGGYAFVDCADQSTADRAIDKLNGYTFLGSSLVVEPSVASGAKKRGSVIAALPESSLDQIGNGWRSGAGAKVIVSNIPANVKLDELELLLLNFGQVQNVEKVSSRDPNTLSYLVSYETLEQAQQAVNQFNGYEYEGNSLKVEMSSAESRRRGRSQRGGVAFSGLPGSGRQTDFPLRILVQSDMVGAIIGRQGSTIRHITQMTRARVDVHRKDNVGSVEKAITIYGNPENCTNACKKILEVMQQEAMNTNKGEIILKILAHNNLIGRIIGKGGNTIKRIMQDTDTKITVSSINDINSFNLERIITVKGTIENMSKAESMISSKLRQSYENDLQAMAPQSMMFPGLHPMAMMSTAGMGYSSRGTALYGSGPAPYPYQGSLPTQGVPAGDTQETTFLYIPNSSVGAIIGTKGSHIRNIIRFSGASVKIAPLEQDKPAEQQTERKVTIVGSPESQWKAQYLIFEKMREEGFVAGTEDVRLTIEILVPSAQVGRIIGKGGQNVRELQRATGSVIKLSEQQATPPSADEETTVHIIGPFFSVQSAQRRIRSMVLQSGAPGGAGGVGSRAGRGSSQEGGSRSRRDGSATSQQGTVVASQPQSQSSSSQQQQTTSSTSPSSQQQQQQQQQQQQQPSPPQQQQQQQQPQQQPSSQNQ
- the LOC124432268 gene encoding insulin-like growth factor 2 mRNA-binding protein 2 isoform X7, encoding MSKLYVGNLSSECNENALRQLFQDHNLSCTTILVKRGGYAFVDCADQSTADRAIDKLNGYTFLGSSLVVEPSVASGAKKRGAGAKVIVSNIPANVKLDELELLLLNFGQVQNVEKVSSRDPNTLSYLVSYETLEQAQQAVNQFNGYEYEGNSLKVEMSSAESRRRGRSQRGGVAFSGLPGSGRQTDFPLRILVQSDMVGAIIGRQGSTIRHITQMTRARVDVHRKDNVGSVEKAITIYGNPENCTNACKKILEVMQQEAMNTNKGEIILKILAHNNLIGRIIGKGGNTIKRIMQDTDTKITVSSINDINSFNLERIITVKGTIENMSKAESMISSKLRQSYENDLQAMAPQSMMFPGLHPMAMMSTAGMGYSSRGTALYGSGPAPYPYQGSLPTQGVPAGDTQETTFLYIPNSSVGAIIGTKGSHIRNIIRFSGASVKIAPLEQDKPAEQQTERKVTIVGSPESQWKAQYLIFEKMREEGFVAGTEDVRLTIEILVPSAQVGRIIGKGGQNVRELQRATGSVIKLSEQQATPPSADEETTVHIIGPFFSVQSAQRRIRSMVLQSGAPGGAGGVGSRAGRGSSQEGGSRSRRDGSATSQQGTVVASQPQSQSSSSQQQQTTSSTSPSSQQQQQQQQQQQQQPSPPQQQQQQQQPQQQPSSQNQ
- the LOC124432268 gene encoding insulin-like growth factor 2 mRNA-binding protein 1 isoform X10; its protein translation is MFIIEFTRSGAGAKVIVSNIPANVKLDELELLLLNFGQVQNVEKVSSRDPNTLSYLVSYETLEQAQQAVNQFNGYEYEGNSLKVEMSSAESRRRGRSQRGGVAFSGLPGSGRQTDFPLRILVQSDMVGAIIGRQGSTIRHITQMTRARVDVHRKDNVGSVEKAITIYGNPENCTNACKKILEVMQQEAMNTNKGEIILKILAHNNLIGRIIGKGGNTIKRIMQDTDTKITVSSINDINSFNLERIITVKGTIENMSKAESMISSKLRQSYENDLQAMAPQSMMFPGLHPMAMMSTAGMGYSSRGTALYGSGPAPYPYQGSLPTQGVPAGDTQETTFLYIPNSSVGAIIGTKGSHIRNIIRFSGASVKIAPLEQDKPAEQQTERKVTIVGSPESQWKAQYLIFEKMREEGFVAGTEDVRLTIEILVPSAQVGRIIGKGGQNVRELQRATGSVIKLSEQQATPPSADEETTVHIIGPFFSVQSAQRRIRSMVLQSGAPGGAGGVGSRAGRGSSQEGGSRSRRDGSATSQQGTVVASQPQSQSSSSQQQQTTSSTSPSSQQQQQQQQQQQQQPSPPQQQQQQQQPQQQPSSQNQ